In the Streptomyces coeruleoprunus genome, CCCCCGACCGCGAGACCGCCACGCCCGCCAGGCACAGCGCACCCCCGGCGAGCGTCAGCGCACCCGGCACCTCGTCGAGCGCCAGCCACGACATCAGCACCACCAGCGCGGGCACGGCGTACGTCGTCGCCCCCATCCGCCCGGCCGGCGTACGGGCCAGCGCGTACGCCCACGTCGTGAACGCCAGCGCTGTCGGGAACACCCCCAGGTACACCATGTTCAGCGTCGCCGGCAGCGGCGCCCGCGCCGCCTCCTCCACCAGCGTGCCCAGGAACGGCAGACACGCCACCGTGCCCGTGAGGCACCCGAAGGCCGTCACCTGCAGGGCGCTCGCGTGCCGCAGCGCCGGCTTCTGCGCGACGACCCCGCCCGCGTACGCGGCCGCCGCCAGCAGGCACAGCACGACCCCGAGGACGGAGGCGCGCCCCTCGCCCGACATGGAGAGACCCACCGCGACCGCGCCCGCGAACGACACGGCCATACCGGCCAGCAGCCGCGGCGGCGTGGACTCGCCCAGGAACCGGGCGCTCAGCAGCACGATCAGCACCGGCCCGATGTTCACGATCATCGCGGCCGTCCCGGCGTCGACCTCCCGCTCACCCCAGTTGAGCACCACCATGTACGCCCCGAACCACAGCAGCCCCGACACGGCGATCCCCGGCCAGGCGGCACGCGGCGGCAGCCCCTCCCGCCGGACGAGCAGCAGACAGCCGAGCGTGAGCGCACCGGCGAGCAGCCGGCCCAGCGCCAGGGCACCCGGCGAGTACGCGGCGCCCGCGCTGCGGATGGAGACGAAGGCCGAGGCCCACAGGACGACCGTGACCACGACGGCCGCGAACGCGAGTCCTCGCGAACGTGCCGGGGAAGAGGAGGAGTTCATGGGCCCGACCCTAGAACCGGAACGTTTCGCCGCTCACCGCAATATCGGCGCCGCCGGCCGCCCCCTCAGCCCAGCGCCTCCGCGTCGATGCCCAGCAACTCGCCCAGCGCCCGCTCACCGGCGGGCGTCACCCGCACCGCCCGCTCGGTGCCGATCCGTACGCACCACCCGGCGTCGAAGGCATGGCGGCACAGCTCCGCGCCCGCCAGCCCCGCCAGATGCGGCCTGCGCTCGGTCCAGTCGAGGCACCCCCGGGCCACCGGCCGCCGTCCACCGGGCGCGAGCGGCACCCCGAGATCGCGGAACCAGCCGAGCCCGCTCCCCGTGAGCGCGAACCCGGCGTCCTGGCGCAGCAGTCCGCGCGCCGTCATGGCGTCGGTGACCACGATGCCGAGCCGCCCCGCGAGATGGTCGTAGCAGGTGCGGCCCCGCGCCATGGCGCTGCGGGCGCTCGCGTCCGCCAGTGAGCGCGGCGGTCCCGGGTCCCGGCCCGTGAACGCCGCCAGGTCCTCCACGAGCTGCGCCACGCGCGCGTCGGCCAGCCGCACGTACCGGTGCCGGCCCTGCCGCTCCTCGGCGAGCAGCCCGCCCTCGACGAGGCGCCCCAGGTGCTCGCTGGCCGTGGACGGCGCCACGCGCGCGTGGCGGGCCAGTTCCCCCGCCGTCCAGGCGCGCCCGTCCAGCAGGGCGAGGCAGAAGGCGGCGCGTGTCCGGTCCGCGAGCAGCGCGGCGAACGCCGCGAGTTCCGAGGCGGTCATACGTCCAGGATCACCCGCCTACGCTTCGGCACCCGCCGAACCGTCCGCGCGTGCCTCCGAGCCGTCCCCGCGTACCGCCGACCC is a window encoding:
- a CDS encoding winged helix-turn-helix domain-containing protein: MTASELAAFAALLADRTRAAFCLALLDGRAWTAGELARHARVAPSTASEHLGRLVEGGLLAEERQGRHRYVRLADARVAQLVEDLAAFTGRDPGPPRSLADASARSAMARGRTCYDHLAGRLGIVVTDAMTARGLLRQDAGFALTGSGLGWFRDLGVPLAPGGRRPVARGCLDWTERRPHLAGLAGAELCRHAFDAGWCVRIGTERAVRVTPAGERALGELLGIDAEALG
- a CDS encoding DMT family transporter; this encodes MNSSSSPARSRGLAFAAVVVTVVLWASAFVSIRSAGAAYSPGALALGRLLAGALTLGCLLLVRREGLPPRAAWPGIAVSGLLWFGAYMVVLNWGEREVDAGTAAMIVNIGPVLIVLLSARFLGESTPPRLLAGMAVSFAGAVAVGLSMSGEGRASVLGVVLCLLAAAAYAGGVVAQKPALRHASALQVTAFGCLTGTVACLPFLGTLVEEAARAPLPATLNMVYLGVFPTALAFTTWAYALARTPAGRMGATTYAVPALVVLMSWLALDEVPGALTLAGGALCLAGVAVSRSGGVRSRGDRSPGGRGGPRRVPEAPAAVREAEPRG